The nucleotide sequence CTTTCAACCGGTGGGGTCGGGAGCCCTTCGGCTGGGTCCGGACGGCGGCAGTCTCGTGCTCCAGGGGGCCACTGCCCAGGCCAGCGTAGCCGTCCGTCAACGGGGCGACATCACGCTGGTCGCCATTTTGACTGTCGATAATCCCAGATGAATCGCCGGGACTACATCGGCTGGATTTTGCTGTTCGGCGCACTCTCCCTGGGGGCCCTCGCCTACGTCGTCATGCGCGGCTATCTTGCCGACGAGGCCGCACGCCTTAAGGCCGAAGCGGCCCTCGCCCACGGCGAGATGCGCGCGGTGGTGGTCGCGAGCCGCAACCTCATGCCGGGTGAGGTCATCGACGATACCTCGATGGCCATTGGCGAGATTCCCGCCCGTCACCTGTCGCATCGAAGCGTTTCGCCAAAGGCCTACAAGGCGCTTCGCGGCCGCGTACTCAGCCGTCCGATGGTCGGCGGGGAGCCGCTACTGCGTGACTTCATCGCCGGCGCCTTGGTGGAACGTTTTTCAGACCTCCTGGCACCGGGGGACCGCGCCCTGACCCTCGAGGTCTCGGCGCTGGAGAACCACGCTGGCATGCTCGTCCCTGGCGACTATGTGGACCTCTTCGTCGATCGCGATGGCGCAGCGCAACTTCACGAAACCGCCCTGCAGCCCGTACTGGAACGGGTGCGCGTGATCGCTGCAGGGCCGCAGCCGTTGCGGGCATCCGACCAGCGATTCCAACCGCTGCCGGCAGACGCGCGGCGCTACACACTGATCAGCATCGCGGTGTCAGCGGCGGACGCCGAGCGCATTCTCCACGCGCAGTCCGTCGGACGACTGCACTACCTGCTGCGCAACGCCGGCGACAGGGCACTGCCGGCCGGCGAAGCTGGCCGGCCTCACTTCGGTGAGCCGCGCCATCATCCCGGTTATCTCTACTTTTCCAATGCGGTTCCTGGCGGGCAGCGTCACCTCCGGACGTTCGAGCCCCGCCCCCCGAGCCGGCACATGGCCACACAACCCAATCCAGACGCAGTCGCTGCTCCCCAACGTCCATGATCGCAATTCGGACGGCAGCACGGATCATCCGCCTGGCGCTCTACGTACTCGCTGCGCCGGCATTCGCCGACAGCGACATCGACGTCGATACCGTAACGCTCAGCGTGGGCGGACAGGCAACCCTGTATGACCGCGAGATCGACCGCTTCGAAGTGATTCCGCCCGATGTAGTCACGGTCACCCGCCACGACGCGCGGCAATTGCAGCTGCGCGGTGTCAGCCCCGGAGAGGCGCGCATCACCGTCTGGAGCCAAACAGACACCCCAGCACGCCGCTACCGGGTCTCGGTGCAGTCGACGCCCACGTCCGAGAAGGCCGCACCTGCTCCGGAGGTCGCCGTACTGAACACCGACGCCATCCGACGGCCGCTACACCTGTACGTCGGCGCAGTGGAAACCCGCCGCCTCGGTAGTATCGACCGACTGGTAGTAGGCAACGACAGCGTGGCCAAGGCCAGCGTGCTCGACGACGGACAGTTGCTACTGCTAGGGCTGTCGGAAGGCCGCTCGGCATTGGATATCTGGGCGGGCTCGGGACGCCACCACCGCTTCGACGTGCGTGTCTTTTCCCGCGCCCCGGACGATGCGATGGCGTTGGTGCAGGCCGTGCTTGAAGATTATCCGTCAGTCATCGCCACGCCCCACCTCGACCGCATCCTGCTGCGCGGCACGATCGACAGTTCGCGCATTGAGGGGTTTCAGCAGGTGATGCGCGGCATTCCGCAGACCATCAACCTGGTCGAGCCGGAGCTCAACATCGCGGTGGAACACAGCGTGGTGCTGGATGTCACCGTATTGGAAGTCAACCGCAACCATCAGCGCAATCTTGGCATTCGCTGGCAGGACACGGCCGCCGGGCCGGCGGTGGGGATCGTCGGCAATCTCATCCCCAATCGTCGGTTCGGAGTGGTTTCGGAGGTCGGCGACCGCGCCGTACTGCAGGACCTGCTGGGGGCGGTCGGTAGCGGAGGGCAAAAGCTCAGCGGCTATCTCGGCATCACCTCGGTGTTGGGCTCGGAACTGCAACTGTTGGAGGAAGAAGGGCACGCTCGCGTGCTGGCGGCGCCCAGTCTAGCCACCACCAGTGGCGAGACCGCCACCTTCCTCGCTGGCGGCGAGTTACCCGTCGCCATCCTCAACGAGTTCGGACAGCCGGTGGTGGAGTTCCGAGAGTTCGGTATCCAGCTCGAGATACAACCTGTTGCCGACCACCAGCACAACATCCGGTCGCGCATCAGGGCCGAAGTGAGTTCGGTGGATTTCTCGGTACAGGTCAACGGTGTACCGGGACTACTGCGGCGCGAGACCACCTCCACCATCACCGCACGTCCAGGCGAAACCATCATCCTCTCGGGCCTGCTGGATGCCCGTGACACTCGCAATGCCGACAAGCTTCCGGGGCTGGGCAGCCTGCCAATCCTGGGACCGCTATTCCGCTCGAAGGCCTTCAACCAACGGCGGACCGAACTGGTGGTGACGGTAACCCCGCGGTTGCAGCGCGGAAGCGGTCATCCGAACCCGGAACTTCAGGCGGCAGAAGCCCATCTGCGGCAGACACTATCCGGCGGCGAAGCGCTGAACGAGGCCTTGGTCCAATGAACGGGTTTCAGGTACAGGTAACGACAGCGCGTGGCACCCCGGTCAGCGCGGGCTGGCATGTCGACATCCCACTGCATATCGGACGGGACACCACCAATGATGTGGTGCTTCACGGTTGGCGGGTGGCACCGCGACACGCCTCCATCGATGCCGGCGAAGATGGGTTGCATCTGCGAGGCGTCGCTGCGCTGCGCGTCAATGGCAAAGCGGTCCAGCAGTACGGGCCGCTGCGCACCGACGATGTCATCGAGATTCATGACTACCGGATCCGGGTGCACTGTCCGTCCGTGCCCGTTCCTGCGCCGGCTCCGGCCGAGGTCATGCCGGATCGGCTGCCTGACCCTCCGTCACCCCACACGCCGGCGGAAGACGAAGCCGACATCCGCGAGCACCACCTGTGGCGCGTGCGACTACGCCGCACCTTGCACGAGCAGATGGATCTCAGACGTATCGATGTCAGCGCCATGAGCGACGACGCGCTGCGGGCTCTCACCGCCAGATTGATCGGCGAGACCTTGCACCAGGGGCCGCCACTACCGGCCACGCTCGACACGCAAGCGCTGACAGAGCAGGTGGTGGCGGAGGCCGTGGGACTGGGGCCACTGGAACCGCTACTGGCTGAACCGGAAGTCAGCGAGATCATGGTCAACAACGCCGACGAGATTTTCTACGAGCGCAACGGCCGACTGCACCGGTCGACCATCCGTTTCACCGATGATGCGGCGGTGCAGTCGATCATCCAGCGCATCGTCTCGCCACTCGGGCGACGCATCGACGAGGCCTCGCCGATGGTCGACGCCCGGCTCGCGGACGGGTCACGGGTGAACGCAGTGATACCGCCGTTGGCGCTCAGGGGCGCCTGTCTGACCATCCGCAAGTTCATGCAGGAGCGTCTGACTGGTGAGCATCTGCAGGGCTTCGGCTCGATCAGCCGGGCGATGACCACATTTCTCGATGTGGCCGTACGCAATCGTCGCAACGTGCTGATCTCCGGCGGCACCGGCTCAGGGAAGACCACTTTGCTGAACGTGTTATCCAACTTCATTCCGCCTACCGAACGCATCGTCACCATTGAGGACGCCGCCGAACTGCGCCTGTACCAACCCAACCTGGTATCACTGGAAGCACGCCCACCCAATCAGGAGGGCCGCGGCGCGGTCAGCATCC is from Flagellatimonas centrodinii and encodes:
- the cpaB gene encoding Flp pilus assembly protein CpaB — translated: MNRRDYIGWILLFGALSLGALAYVVMRGYLADEAARLKAEAALAHGEMRAVVVASRNLMPGEVIDDTSMAIGEIPARHLSHRSVSPKAYKALRGRVLSRPMVGGEPLLRDFIAGALVERFSDLLAPGDRALTLEVSALENHAGMLVPGDYVDLFVDRDGAAQLHETALQPVLERVRVIAAGPQPLRASDQRFQPLPADARRYTLISIAVSAADAERILHAQSVGRLHYLLRNAGDRALPAGEAGRPHFGEPRHHPGYLYFSNAVPGGQRHLRTFEPRPPSRHMATQPNPDAVAAPQRP
- a CDS encoding type II and III secretion system protein family protein, translating into MIAIRTAARIIRLALYVLAAPAFADSDIDVDTVTLSVGGQATLYDREIDRFEVIPPDVVTVTRHDARQLQLRGVSPGEARITVWSQTDTPARRYRVSVQSTPTSEKAAPAPEVAVLNTDAIRRPLHLYVGAVETRRLGSIDRLVVGNDSVAKASVLDDGQLLLLGLSEGRSALDIWAGSGRHHRFDVRVFSRAPDDAMALVQAVLEDYPSVIATPHLDRILLRGTIDSSRIEGFQQVMRGIPQTINLVEPELNIAVEHSVVLDVTVLEVNRNHQRNLGIRWQDTAAGPAVGIVGNLIPNRRFGVVSEVGDRAVLQDLLGAVGSGGQKLSGYLGITSVLGSELQLLEEEGHARVLAAPSLATTSGETATFLAGGELPVAILNEFGQPVVEFREFGIQLEIQPVADHQHNIRSRIRAEVSSVDFSVQVNGVPGLLRRETTSTITARPGETIILSGLLDARDTRNADKLPGLGSLPILGPLFRSKAFNQRRTELVVTVTPRLQRGSGHPNPELQAAEAHLRQTLSGGEALNEALVQ
- a CDS encoding ATPase, T2SS/T4P/T4SS family, translating into MNGFQVQVTTARGTPVSAGWHVDIPLHIGRDTTNDVVLHGWRVAPRHASIDAGEDGLHLRGVAALRVNGKAVQQYGPLRTDDVIEIHDYRIRVHCPSVPVPAPAPAEVMPDRLPDPPSPHTPAEDEADIREHHLWRVRLRRTLHEQMDLRRIDVSAMSDDALRALTARLIGETLHQGPPLPATLDTQALTEQVVAEAVGLGPLEPLLAEPEVSEIMVNNADEIFYERNGRLHRSTIRFTDDAAVQSIIQRIVSPLGRRIDEASPMVDARLADGSRVNAVIPPLALRGACLTIRKFMQERLTGEHLQGFGSISRAMTTFLDVAVRNRRNVLISGGTGSGKTTLLNVLSNFIPPTERIVTIEDAAELRLYQPNLVSLEARPPNQEGRGAVSIRDLVRNALRMRPDRIVVGECRGGEALDMLQAMNTGHDGSLTTAHANSPRDCLARLEVMVMMAGMDLPVTAIREQLASAVHLIVQQTRFACGARKVTSIAEVVGIENGRIQLSEVFRFRQTGYDAQGRVQGCFEATGLVPEFYEQLGRRGIGVDLRLFEPAEPPA